One part of the Nymphalis io chromosome 22, ilAglIoxx1.1, whole genome shotgun sequence genome encodes these proteins:
- the LOC126777292 gene encoding coiled-coil domain-containing protein 103: MDKPLSQEDIAAMENQLKESVEKDRHYWRVNDVKCDAIHTAKTYEEFADRVAAAHLRPLDKSDFTKKAKTGWNQYATNDRDPKE, encoded by the exons ATGGATAAACCTTTAAGTCAAGAGGATATAGCAGCTATGGAGAATCAGCTGAAAGAAAGCGTGGAGAAGGACCGTCATTACTGGAGGGTGAACGATGTTAAATGCGATGCTATTCATACGGCGAAGACATATGAGGAGTTTGC agATCGTGTTGCCGCTGCTCATTTACGCCCCCTGGACAAAAGCGATTTTACGAAGAAGGCAAAAACGGGTTGGAATCAATATGCCACAAACGACAGAGACccaaaagaataa